The following proteins are encoded in a genomic region of Nakaseomyces glabratus chromosome J, complete sequence:
- the UTP15 gene encoding snoRNA-binding rRNA-processing protein UTP15 (CAGL0J01265g~Ortholog(s) have snoRNA binding activity and role in cellular response to drug, maturation of SSU-rRNA from tricistronic rRNA transcript (SSU-rRNA, 5.8S rRNA, LSU-rRNA), positive regulation of transcription from RNA polymerase I promoter): MSSSHPRIVTSRAAVLPQQTTAEQRYWRQYAATQLVKEHNSVTHVAFNPQKPHDFAVTSSTRVQVFSSRTRQAIKTFSRFKDVVYSASYRKDGKLLCAGDATGLVSVYDSYNPRTLLVSVAASQHPTHVTKFHDHDLKTLVSASDDRVTRVWDISHAYEPQLELTGAADYVRTLCFVPAAPHLVVTGSYDGALRLYDTRAGSKPQHTLVHDQPVENVVAISPTQLVSCGGPNFKVWDLTSNKKIFERANFNKTVTCLDYVNLPSDSGLASNSALLASSLDGHVKVFDPLDNFQVKFGWKFSSAVLSCAVSPSDAQGSRHLVAGLTSGLLAIRTKKKEKRNSHLAVDDYTAGSTGPKKSNNFQRMMRGSQYQGDLEHIIHDDKVKQQRRLRTFERYINQFKWAEALDCAFVPGMAKELTLTILQELRKRGKIRVALQNRDESSLEPLLNWCLKGIEDVRSVNVVVDWVTVVLEMYGQVAQESPVLNEMVVALRNKVREEVHKAEEAQRIEGMLQLLTN, from the coding sequence ATGTCTTCGTCGCACCCACGCATAGTTACATCCCGGGCTGCTGTGCTGCCGCAGCAGACCACTGCGGAGCAGCGGTACTGGCGGCAGTACGCTGCTACGCAGCTGGTGAAGGAGCACAACAGTGTTACGCATGTAGCGTTCAATCCGCAGAAGCCGCACGACTTCGCTGTAACGTCGTCTACCAGGGTGCAGGTGTTCTCCTCGCGGACGCGCCAGGCGATCAAGACCTTCTCCCGTTTCAAGGACGTGGTGTACTCTGCGTCGTACCGGAAGGACGGTAAGCTGCTGTGTGCCGGTGACGCCACGGGTCTCGTGTCCGTCTATGACTCGTACAACCCGCGGACGCTGCTGGTGTCTGTAGCCGCCTCCCAGCACCCCACGCACGTCACCAAGTTCCACGACCACGACTTGAAGACGCTGGTCTCCGCGAGCGACGACCGTGTCACCAGGGTGTGGGACATCTCGCACGCCTACGAGCCCCAGCTGGAGCTGACGGGTGCCGCCGACTACGTGCGGACGCTGTGCTTCGTGCCAGCGGCACCGCACCTGGTGGTCACCGGCTCCTACGACGGCGCGCTCAGACTCTATGACACCAGGGCAGGCAGCAAGCCCCAGCACACACTGGTGCACGACCAGCCCGTCGAGAACGTCGTCGCCATCTCGCCCACACAGCTGGTCTCTTGCGGTGGGCCCAACTTCAAAGTCTGGGACCTGACCAGcaacaagaagatattCGAGCGCGCGAACTTCAACAAGACCGTCACCTGCCTCGACTACGTGAACCTCCCTAGCGACTCCGGCCTGGCATCAAACTCAGCGCTGCTGGCGTCCTCGCTGGACGGCCACGTCAAGGTGTTCGACCCGCTGGACAACTTCCAAGTGAAGTTCGGCTGGAAGTTCTCCAGCGCAGTGCTGAGCTGCGCAGTGTCCCCCAGCGACGCCCAAGGCAGCAGGCATCTAGTAGCAGGTCTCACATCAGGACTGCTGGCCATCAGaaccaagaagaaagagaagaggAACAGCCACCTGGCTGTGGACGACTACACAGCCGGCTCCACGGGCCCAAAGAAGAGCAACAACTTCCAAAGAATGATGCGTGGGTCCCAGTACCAAGGTGACCTAGAACATATAATCCACGATGACAAAGTGAAACAGCAGCGCCGCTTGCGCACTTTCGAAAGATACATCAACCAGTTCAAGTGGGCTGAGGCACTCGATTGCGCTTTCGTGCCCGGTATGGCCAAAGAACTCACTTTGACTATCCTCCAGGAGCTGCGCAAGCGTGGCAAGATACGGGTAGCACTCCAGAACAGAGACGAGTCCTCGCTAGAGCCACTACTTAACTGGTGTCTGAAAGGTATAGAAGACGTAAGGTCAGTTAACGTGGTCGTCGACTGGGTCACAGTGGTCCTGGAGATGTACGGCCAAGTAGCCCAGGAGTCCCCAGTGCTGAACGAAATGGTGGTGGCACTACGTAACAAGGTCAGAGAGGAAGTTCACAAAGCAGAAGAGGCCCAGAGGATA
- the AIP1 gene encoding Aip1p (CAGL0J01287g~Putative actin cytoskeleton component), with translation MLVLEGSIVPVPQGTRNFSARLAYDERSDSVAYGSGKSAYVTGVGAGAGGSEGGAGGNDVVQFTGHGANVSVVRFAPVGAYMCSGDESGKVIVWSWNRDGDGGVECVVKAEFQVLAGPVTDISWDFEGKRLCVVGEGRDKFGVFISWDTGNSLGEVTAHSSRVNAVHIKQSRPMRCITVGDDGTVVFYQGPPFKFVSSDRTHHDKGKFVRDVEFSKGAGEFAVTVGSDRKIACFDGKSGEFVKYIEDADEPITGGLFAVSWLDETRFVTASADQKVRVWDVRESKCLHSWTIGEPNTLQQQQIGVVAAKDDQIISLSLDGTLNFLKIGEDKPVRTMHGHNKSITALAVNPLVTGSYDGRIMQWVPEKICDSKMQTGHTNLVVSIGSKESGYSSVAWDDTLRVNNEVKYKFESQPKCASMDPAGKIAVVTTEDKLLVLDSSTGEKLVETALDVPASAVHLSGDLVAIGSEQTNTVSVYNSGDLSLLYKLPDPLRATPSCISIAPSHKLLAVGDVMGKIILYDLETKTVKTSRWAFHTSKINAISWRPEEEDLVATGSLDTHIIVYSVSKPMRTVKVLNAHKDGVNAVQWKDRDHIVSAGADACIHTWKFTQ, from the coding sequence ATGCTAGTGCTAGAAGGGTCAATTGTTCCAGTTCCGCAAGGGACGCGTAATTTCAGCGCGCGGTTGGCGTATGACGAGCGGAGCGACAGTGTTGCGTATGGGAGTGGTAAGAGTGCGTATGTCACTGGTGttggtgctggtgctggcGGTAGCGAGGGCGGTGCTGGCGGTAACGACGTTGTGCAGTTCACGGGCCATGGTGCCAATGTGAGTGTGGTGCGGTTTGCGCCGGTTGGTGCGTACATGTGTTCTGGTGACGAGTCCGGGAAGGTAATCGTGTGGTCGTGGAACCGGGACGGCGATGGAGGAGTTGAGTGTGTGGTGAAGGCGGAGTTCCAGGTGCTGGCTGGGCCAGTTACGGATATCTCGTGGGACTTTGAAGGGAAGCGTTTGTGTGTGGTTGGCGAGGGCCGGGACAAGTTCGGTGTGTTCATCTCGTGGGACACCGGGAACTCGCTGGGCGAAGTCACGGCGCACTCCTCCCGTGTGAACGCTGTGCACATCAAGCAGTCCCGCCCCATGCGCTGCATCACTGTCGGGGACGACGGTACCGTGGTGTTCTACCAGGGCCCGCCATTCAAGTTTGTGTCCTCCGACAGGACGCACCACGACAAGGGTAAGTTTGTCAGGGACGTGGAGTTCTCAAAGGGCGCTGGCGAGTTCGCGGTCACTGTGGGCTCCGACAGGAAGATCGCCTGCTTCGACGGCAAGTCCGGCGAGTTTGTCAAGTACATCGAGGACGCCGACGAGCCCATCACCGGTGGCCTGTTTGCCGTCTCGTGGCTCGACGAGACCAGGTTCGTCACCGCCAGTGCCGACCAGAAGGTCAGGGTCTGGGACGTCAGGGAGTCCAAGTGCCTACACTCGTGGACCATCGGCGAGCCCAACACCCTGCAGCAGCAACAGATCGGTGTCGTCGCGGCAAAGGACGACCAGATCATCAGTTTGTCCCTGGATGGTACCTTGAACTTCCTGAAGATAGGCGAGGACAAGCCAGTCAGGACCATGCATGGCCACAACAAGAGCATCACAGCTTTGGCCGTGAACCCCTTGGTCACGGGGTCCTATGACGGCAGAATCATGCAATGGGTCCCAGAAAAGATATGCGACTCGAAGATGCAAACGGGTCACACCAACTTGGTCGTGTCCATTGGTTCCAAGGAGTCCGGTTACTCTTCTGTGGCCTGGGACGACACATTGAGAGTCAACAACGAGGTCAAGTACAAGTTCGAGAGCCAGCCTAAGTGCGCCTCCATGGACCCCGCTGGCAAGATCGCCGTTGTCACAACCGAGGACAAGCTGCTGGTCCTAGACTCCTCCACCGGTGAGAAACTGGTAGAGACCGCACTCGACGTGCCTGCCTCTGCGGTCCACTTGTCCGGTGACCTGGTCGCCATCGGCTCGGAGCAAACCAACACCGTGTCTGTCTACAACTCCGGCGACTTGTCGCTGCTGTACAAGCTGCCAGACCCACTGCGTGCCACCCCATCGTGCATATCGATTGCACCATCCCACAAGCTGCTCGCAGTGGGTGACGTGATGGGTAAGATCATCCTGTATGACCTGGAGACCAAGACCGTCAAGACCTCCAGATGGGCCTTCCACACCAGCAAGATCAACGCCATCTCCTGGAGACCAGAGGAAGAGGACCTAGTGGCCACGGGCTCCCTTGACACCCACATCATAGTCTACTCCGTGTCCAAGCCAATGCGCACCGTCAAAGTCCTGAACGCTCACAAGGACGGCGTCAACGCCGTCCAGTGGAAGGACCGCGACCACATCGTGTCTGCAGGCGCAGACGCCTGCATCCACACATGGAAGTTCACCCAGTAG
- the NPL6 gene encoding Npl6p (CAGL0J01309g~Ortholog(s) have DNA translocase activity and role in ATP-dependent chromatin remodeling, cellular response to DNA damage stimulus, nucleosome disassembly, transcription elongation from RNA polymerase II promoter), with protein MSDSETKLRSRSGSQKPDYKIDTEGLEIRDDDDNDVDYHEHDAEHDGEDGSGRKKRSREDDDEDEDVSLEDDDEDEDEDDEDDGGKSEAREGPHKRARAKRARSATPMGGAGSTRKSEISYPIDEEGHLLPVYKYEYETLEDPEGEKKITADGDLLDGREFTIRSFAIAENNAQKFMLSTEVARTMGYRDSYMFFQYHPSVYKFVLGQNQKNHLIDQNIIPYSYRSRKITIVAAKSIYKEFGAKVIKSGKSPHDDYYVTVFPVRGQKPKPTASDLKRQEKQKSATATPTELPKKQSPLLSNPTFLEYRNSVANTFTGNSKLNSTNWLYQHAAACSRFNSDLYYDRVRVLLIEQQGLRDPYTNTLHIPQNVQSTKVLDWYKEVDEEQEPNEDAITCETIIKSSNIARPKTNLCDVAPEIYEGVVDEETKKAILAQQEYERQLY; from the coding sequence ATGAGTGATTCTGAGACGAAACTGCGGTCTAGGAGCGGTAGCCAGAAGCCTGATTACAAGATCGATACTGAGGGGCTGGAGATCCgggatgatgatgacaacGATGTGGACTACCATGAGCATGACGCTGAGCATGACGGTGAGGATGGCAGTGGGCGGAAGAAGCGTTCGCGGGAGGATGACGACGAGGATGAGGACGTCTCGCTAGAGGATGACGATGAGGACGAGGACGAggacgatgaagatgacggAGGCAAGAGTGAGGCGCGTGAGGGTCCTCATAAGCGTGCTAGGGCTAAGAGGGCTCGCTCCGCGACGCCAATGGGCGGTGCTGGGTCCACACGTAAGAGCGAGATCAGCTATCCGATCGATGAGGAAGGCCACTTGCTGCCTGTTTACAAGTACGAGTACGAGACATTGGAGGATCCAGAAGGTGAGAAGAAAATTACTGCAGATGGTGATCTACTGGATGGGAGGGAGTTCACTATCAGATCATTCGCCATAGCGGAGAATAACGCCCAGAAATTCATGTTATCTACGGAGGTGGCCAGAACCATGGGCTACAGAGATTCGTACATGTTTTTCCAATACCATCCCAGTGTGTACAAGTTTGTGCTGGGCCAAAACCAGAAGAATCACTTGATAGATCAGAACATTATCCCATACTCATACAGGAGCAGGAAGATCACCATAGTAGCAGCAAAGAGTATCTACAAGGAGTTCGGTGCCAAAGTTATAAAATCTGGAAAGAGTCCCCACGACGATTACTATGTCACAGTGTTCCCAGTTAGAGGTCAGAAACCAAAACCTACAGCAAGTGATCTAAAACGTCaagagaaacaaaaatcCGCTACCGCTACTCCAACAGAATTACCAAAGAAACAGAGCCCACTCCTCAGCAACCCTACTTTCTTGGAATATAGAAACTCAGTTGCCAACACGTTTACTGGGAACTCAAAACTAAACTCTACAAACTGGCTTTACCAACATGCAGCTGCATGTAGTAGGTTCAACAGTGATCTATATTATGACAGGGTACGGGTTCTGCTGATAGAACAGCAGGGGCTTAGAGATCCATACACCAACACTTTACATATCCCACAAAATGTTCAATCGACTAAAGTACTGGATTGGTACAAAGaggttgatgaagaacaagaacccAACGAGGACGCAATTACTTGTGAGACAATAATAAAGAGCAGCAACATCGCCAGGCCGAAAACGAATCTGTGCGATGTAGCACCAGAGATATACGAAGGCGTGGTTGATGAAGAGACAAAGAAGGCAATCCTGGCACAACAGGAATACGAGAGGCAACTTTACTGA
- a CDS encoding uncharacterized protein (CAGL0J01331g~Ortholog(s) have cytosol, nucleus localization), with protein sequence MGPLRVAIVGANGKIGHLLTAKLKNSKASFATPVAIVRNEEQVKHFQDEMGVDASLASIESATVPELQKAFTGCDAVVFTAGAGGKGVERIFTVDLEGCAKVVEACEKSGISRFVIVSAIKAEDRDFWWGLEGLRNYYIAKKAADQYVRNSKLDWTILQPGFLDTNSGTGKLVPQDQLESKKDDNYRIQREDVAEFIVQSLLHPAETKLKTISLANGDVPIADFIKSL encoded by the coding sequence atgggtCCATTGAGAGTTGCTATAGTTGGTGCTAACGGTAAGATTGGTCACTTGTTGACCGCGAAGCTTAAGAACAGCAAGGCCAGCTTCGCTACGCCTGTCGCCATTGTCAGGAACGAGGAGCAGGTCAAGCATTTCCAGGATGAAATGGGTGTCGATGCCTCCCTGGCTTCAATTGAGTCTGCCACTGTGCCTGAGTTGCAGAAAGCGTTCACTGGTTGCGACGCTGTGGTGTTCACCgctggtgctggtggtAAAGGTGTCGAGAGGATATTCACCGTTGACCTAGAAGGCTGTGCCAAGGTCGTGGAAGCCTGCGAGAAGTCCGGCATCTCGAGGTTCGTGATTGTCTCAGCTATAAAGGCTGAGGACAGAGACTTCTGGTGGGGTCTGGAGGGACTGCGTAACTACTACATCGCCAAGAAGGCTGCTGACCAATACGTTAGAAACTCTAAGCTGGACTGGACGATCTTACAACCTGGCTTCCTTGACACCAACTCCGGTACAGGCAAGTTGGTGCCACAGGATCAATTGGAGTCAAAGAAGGACGACAACTATAGGATCCAAAGAGAAGATGTCGCAGAGTTCATTGTGCAAAGCTTGCTACACCCAGCTGAGACGAAGCTGAAGACCATCTCTTTGGCCAACGGTGACGTGCCAATTGCTGATTTCATCAAGTCCTTATAG
- the YTA12 gene encoding m-AAA protease subunit YTA12 (CAGL0J01353g~Ortholog(s) have ATP binding, ATPase activity, metallopeptidase activity, role in cellular protein complex assembly, signal peptide processing and m-AAA complex, mitochondrial inner boundary membrane localization) encodes MLEWGGCFLLGYLNVNRVVTAMIRTRIGAVARVRVPVFRARFHCGPVWRNSADDDLKRVQERINEYMRKNQRAGAGADAGTNAGTDAGAGAGAGMDMERFRKEIDRELKRMEQTIQKQTPEAPREEYKDTKDAKESSQESKEPQEAKEKAKGTKQEAREGSSNGGNPPPPPLNDPSGNANNIGLFQLGLLFFLLSFLLDLVNDTEGQKEITWQDFRERYLAKGYVQRLEVVNKSYVKVILNDMGKNQPENYGQEVVYFNLGSVENFEHKLEKAQNEMDIDQDFRVPVQYVQQGNWARAVFQMLPTVLMLVGIIWLTRKSMQSAGNTRGGIFGISRSKAKKFNTETDVKVKFKDVAGCDEAKEEIMEFVSFLRNPQRYEKMGAKIPRGAILSGPPGTGKTLLAKATAGEAGVPFYFVSGSEFVEMFVGVGAARVRDLFKTARENAPSIVFIDEIDAIGKARQKGNFSGANDERENTLNQMLVEMDGFTSADHVVVLAGTNRPDILDNALLRPGRFDRRIHIDRPELEGRKAIFEVHLQKLKLAGSIFDLKNRLAALTPGFSGADIANVCNEAALIAARHDENAVKLSHFEQAIERVIGGVERKTRLLSPEEKQVVAYHEAGHAVCGWYLKYADPLLKVSIIPRGQGALGYAQYLPGDVFLLSKQQLLDRMTMALGGRVSEELHFQWVTSGASDDFKKVTNMATAMVTELGMSEKIGWINYKKNDDNDLTKAFSEETGVIIDSEVYRIVQECHKRCTDLLKEKAEDVEKIAQLLLKKEVLTREDMINLLGKRPFPERNDAFDKYLNEAETEKIRKSEEQNPDDPSPSAA; translated from the coding sequence ATGTTGGAGTGGGGGGGATGCTTCCTCCTGGGCTATTTGAACGTGAATAGAGTAGTCACAGCGATGATCAGGACTAGGATTGGTGCGGTAGCGCGTGTGCGGGTGCCTGTATTTCGGGCGCGGTTTCATTGCGGCCCGGTGTGGCGGAACAGTGCTGACGATGACTTGAAGCGAGTGCAGGAGCGGATCAACGAGTATATGCGCAAGAACCAgcgtgctggtgctggtgctgatGCTGGTACTAATGCTGGCACTGATGCTGGTGCaggtgctggtgctggcATGGATATGGAGCGGTTCAGGAAGGAGATCGACAGGGAGTTAAAGCGGATGGAGCAGACGATACAGAAACAGACTCCTGAGGCGCCAAGAGAAGAATATAAAGACACAAAGGACGCTAAGGAATCAAGTCAAGAGAGTAAAGAACCACAGGAAGCTAAAGAAAAAGCTAAGGGGACGAAACAAGAAGCTAGAGAAGGGTCCTCGAACGGTGGGAATCCTCCTCCGCCGCCGTTGAATGATCCGAGCGGCAACGCGAACAATATCGGATTGTTCCAGCTGGGtttgcttttcttcttgctaTCTTTCTTGCTAGATCTGGTTAATGACACGGAGGGCCAGAAAGAGATCACCTGGCAGGACTTCAGGGAGCGGTACTTGGCTAAGGGATACGTACAAAGATTGGAAGTAGTAAACAAGTCCTACGTGAAAGTGATCCTGAATGACATGGGCAAGAACCAACCTGAGAACTACGGCCAGGAAGTGGTTTACTTTAACCTGGGCTCCGTTGAGAATTTCGAACATAAGCTTGAGAAAGCACAAAACGAGATGGACATCGACCAAGATTTCAGAGTACCAGTACAGTACGTCCAACAAGGCAACTGGGCAAGGGCTGTCTTCCAGATGTTACCCACAGTACTAATGCTAGTAGGTATCATTTGGCTGACCAGGAAATCAATGCAGTCCGCAGGGAACACTCGTGGCGGGATCTTTGGTATTAGCAGATCTAAGGCTAAGAAGTTCAACACCGAAACTGATGTGAAAGTCAAATTCAAGGATGTGGCCGGTTGTGACGAAGCCAAGGAAGAAATCATGGAGTTTGTCAGTTTCTTGAGAAACCCACAAAGATACGAAAAGATGGGTGCTAAGATTCCAAGGGGTGCTATATTATCTGGGCCTCCAGGTACCGGTAAAACTTTGCTAGCGAAGGCCACTGCAGGTGAAGCTGGTGTCCCCTTCTATTTTGTATCAGGTTCTGAGTTCGTCGAAATGTTCGTCGGTGTTGGTGCAGCCAGAGTCAGAGATTTATTCAAGACGGCAAGAGAAAATGCACCATCAATCGTATTTATAGATGAGATTGATGCCATTGGTAAGGCTAGACAGAAAGGTAATTTTTCAGGTGCCAATGACGAAAGAGAAAACACATTAAACCAGATGCTTGTTGAGATGGACGGTTTCACATCTGCTGACCACGTTGTGGTCTTGGCAGGTACTAACAGACCCGATATTCTAGATAATGCCCTTTTAAGACCAGGTCGTTTTGACAGAAGGATTCATATAGATAGACCAGAGCTTGAAGGCCGTAAGGCTATCTTTGAAGTACATTTGCAGAAACTGAAACTGGCAGGttcaatttttgatttgaaaaatagATTGGCTGCTTTAACTCCGGGATTTTCAGGTGCTGACATCGCCAACGTATGTAACGAAGCCGCGTTGATTGCTGCCAGACATGATGAGAATGCTGTTAAGTTATCACATTTCGAGCAGGCAATTGAAAGGGTTATTGGCGGTGTCGAGAGAAAAACACGCCTTCTATCTCCAGAAGAAAAACAAGTTGTTGCATACCACGAGGCTGGCCATGCTGTATGTGGCTGGTATTTGAAGTATGCAGATCCATTATTGAAAGTAAGTATTATCCCCCGTGGTCAGGGTGCCCTTGGATATGCACAATACTTACCAGGTGATGTATTCCTATTAAGCAAACAACAGCTTCTGGATAGGATGACCATGGCTCTTGGTGGTAGAGTATCTGAAGAATTACATTTCCAGTGGGTGACAAGTGGTGCTTCAGATGACTTCAAGAAGGTCACTAACATGGCAACAGCAATGGTAACTGAATTAGGTATGTCTGAGAAGATTGGTTGGATCAACTATAAGAAGAACGATGACAACGATCTTACAAAGGCGTTTTCAGAAGAGACCGGTGTGATTATCGATTCCGAAGTCTATAGGATAGTACAAGAGTGTCACAAAAGGTGCACAGACCTcctaaaagaaaaagcagAAGATGTTGAAAAGATAGCACAGCTGctattgaaaaaagaagttCTCACTAGAGAAGATATGATCAACCTGCTTGGCAAGCGCCCATTCCCTGAGAGAAACGATGCATTTGACAAATATTTAAACGAAGCAGAGACCGAAAAGATCAGAAAGAGTGAAGAACAGAATCCGGACGATCCATCTCCATCTGCTGCATAA
- the VBA1 gene encoding Vba1p (CAGL0J01375g~Ortholog(s) have L-asparagine transmembrane transporter activity, L-isoleucine transmembrane transporter activity, L-lysine transmembrane transporter activity), translating into MENLDETTGLLEQTPDTTEQDALEQEYHEHNLSLPKLPIVLSLWLGSFLSSLDGTIVANIMNRVAEEFQESDKKQWIATSYLLTNTAFQPLYGKLSDLTGRKFAVLTAHFFFGLGCLLTCFANSVTQFAIARAICGVGGGGINAMSSITVSDICTQRERGIYQGYANIVFGLGQILGAPIGGLFIDTLGWRILFGLQVPTILLCSSLVHKNVNIKLSHLLPVEERFKWSNLSRIDILGSSTLVFTISGVLFLCSTELNKALLSIFTVISFIAFILIELYYSKERIMPFELLKGSFGLASAATVISSFIIFGDIFRSPIYLQLIQGVSVTKTGFFMLFPSISVAVGSLATGWILRHTKMKLSHCAYWIVTIGMSIQLLGLVVAYYLIQNLEPSLSGSAIFGAFVQIGQNISSQSYTWVVIYALALILVSFGYACLLVATLVNIVFTIPKSQQGTVTGIFYLWRSIGNVLGASLTLVFYEKGVSSFLWNYMFNKQHDDYNFSKKEYRKLLSDTSYLRSGHFPDGILFELLKVYRNSFLLSYLPNFILAIAGVAICGGLLVVSYAQD; encoded by the coding sequence ATGGAGAATCTGGACGAGACCACGGGTCTGCTGGAGCAGACACCAGACACTACAGAACAGGATGCCCTAGAGCAAGAATACCATGAACATAATTTATCGCTACCCAAGTTACCCATTGTTTTATCACTATGGTTAGGTAGTTTTCTAAGTTCACTCGACGGTACCATTGTTGCCAATATCATGAATAGAGTCGCTGAAGAGTTCCAGGAATCAGATAAAAAGCAATGGATTGCTACCAGCTACTTGCTGACTAACACTGCATTTCAACCCCTATATGGTAAGTTATCAGACCTTACTGGTCGTAAATTTGCTGTACTTACTGCacatttcttctttggtttAGGATGCTTACTGACCTGCTTTGCCAATAGTGTGACACAATTCGCCATCGCAAGAGCAATTTGTGGTGTCGGAGGTGGTGGTATAAACGCCATGAGCAGCATAACTGTAAGTGATATATGTACTCAGCGTGAGAGAGGTATCTATCAAGGCTATGCAAACATTGTTTTTGGATTGGGACAGATTCTTGGTGCTCCCATTGGTGGGTTATTTATCGATACTTTAGGGTGGAGAATTCTGTTTGGACTTCAAGTACCCACAATTCTATTATGTTCATCTTTAGTGCACAAAAATGTTAACATTAAACTAAGTCATTTACTTCCTGTTGAAGAGAGATTCAAATGGAGCAACTTGTCAAGAATTGACATTCTTGGTTCTAGCACGCTAGTTTTCACTATAAGCGGAGTTCTTTTCCTATGTTCAACCGAACTGAATAAAgcattattatcaatatttacAGTTATCTCATTTATTGCTTTCATCCTGATCGAGCTTTATTACAGCAAGGAAAGAATCATGCCATTTGAACTACTAAAAGGCTCATTTGGATTAGCTTCAGCAGCAACAGTTATTTCctcatttattatttttggtGATATATTCAGGTCTCCTATCTACTTACAATTGATCCAAGGTGTAAGTGTTACTAAGACCGGTTTTTTTATGCTCTTCCCATCAATTTCTGTAGCTGTTGGATCACTTGCAACAGGCTGGATATTGAGACACACCAAAATGAAACTATCTCACTGTGCTTACTGGATTGTGACCATTGGTATGTCAATCCAGCTACTAGGCCTAGTTGTTGCCTACTATTTGATTCAGAACTTAGAACCTTCTTTATCTGGATCAGCTATATTTGGTGCTTTTGTTCAAATTGGACAAAATATATCATCTCAATCTTATACTTGGGTTGTAATTTATGCTTTAGCGCTAATTTTAGTGTCATTTGGGTATGCTTGCCTATTAGTCGCTACACTAGTTAATATCGTCTTTACCATACCGAAATCGCAACAAGGCACTGTAACCGGCATATTCTACCTATGGAGATCAATCGGTAATGTTTTAGGTGCTTCATTAACATTGGTATTTTACGAGAAGGGTGTCAGCTCGTTTCTATGGAATTATATGTTCAATAAACAGCATGATGATTATAACTTCTCGAAAAAAGAATACAGGAAACTCCTTTCAGATACAAGCTATCTTAGGTCAGGACATTTCCCAGATGGAATACTGTTCGAGTTACTTAAGGTATACAGGAATTCCTTCTTATTATCATATCTACCAAACTTTATACTGGCAATAGCGGGTGTTGCTATTTGTGGAGGGTTACTTGTGGTATCATACGCTCAAGATTAA